One genomic segment of Panicum virgatum strain AP13 chromosome 2N, P.virgatum_v5, whole genome shotgun sequence includes these proteins:
- the LOC120660003 gene encoding 60S ribosomal protein L10a-like has translation MSKLQTEVLKDAISQVVSEAREKNRKFTETIELQIGLKNYDPQKDKRFSGSVKLPHIPRPKMKVCMLGDAQHVEEAEKIGLDYMDVEALKKMNKNKKLVKKLAKKYHAFLASEAIIKQIPRLLGPGLNKAGKFPTLVTHQESLESKVNETKATVKFQLKKVLCMGVAVGNLSMEEKQIQQNIQMSVNFLVSLLKKNWQNVRCLYIKSTMGKPNRVF, from the exons TAAGTTGCAAACTGAGGTCCTCAAGGATGCCATCTCCCAGGTCGTGTCGGAGGCAAGGGAGAAGAACAGGAAGTTCACAGAGACCATCGAGCTCCAGATTGGACTGAAGAACTACGATCCGCAAAAGGACAAGCGTTTCAGTGGCTCCGTCAAGCTGCCCCACATCCCTCGCCCCAAGATGAAGGTCTGCATGCTTGGTGATGCCCAGCACGTGGAGGAG GCTGAGAAGATCGGTCTTGATTACATGGATGTTGAAGCTCTtaagaagatgaacaagaacaagaagcttgtcAAGAAGCTTGCTAAGAAGTACCATGCTTTCTTAGCTTCTGAGGCTATTATCAAGCAGATTCCCCGGCTCCTTGGTCCTGGTCTCAACAAGGCAG GCAAGTTCCCAACTTTGGTTACTCACCAGGAATCTCTGGAATCAAAGGTGAATGAGACGAAAGCTACAGTCAAGTTCCAGCTCAAGAAGGTTCTTTGCATGGGTGTGGCGGTGGGCAACCTGTCGATGGAGGAGAAGCAGATCCAGCAAAACATCCAGATGAGCGTCAACTTCCTGGTTTCATTGCTTAAGAAGAATTGGCAGAAC GTGAGGTGCCTGTACATCAAGAGCACCATGGGGAAGCCAAATAGGGTGTTCTAA